Part of the Colletotrichum destructivum chromosome 12, complete sequence genome, ACTGATCAGTCCGCTGATTTGTGTCTTGGAACATCTCACCCAGGCGCCTCGGAATCGTGACTTTGGAGCCGACACCTGTCAGCCGTCTCATGCAATCCGCAGCAGTGCTGAGGAACTTTCGGTCCTCGAAGAAAGTGAAGAGTGACGGTATCAAACGTTGGTTGGAGGCATTGCAAATTCGAATCCATAGTTCGTTTCGTTGTTGCTCGGAAAAGTTTCCGAGGATACGACCACTTCTAAGGTCACCAAGAAGTTCGTCGTGGTCTGTACTGAATGCCCCTGGCGCTGTTCCCTGTAGACGTTCTATAGTTGGCCGATCAATAAGCCGCATAGTTTTGTAGTCGCCACCACATATGTCACTCCAGACCTGGAGTATGTGTTTTAAGTAGTGTAGATTGGGCTGCCTCAAGTCAGTCTGCGTTTCCATCGTTGTGGGTCATTGCTGTACCTCTTCACATCTCATAGAGATCACCTGGTGAACTACGGTGAGTCGAAAGCCACAAAAGAGGGCAGGAACAGCCAGAAGTGCATCGAAGGCATCCGAGTATTTCTTATGGCGAAACAGCTGATCCAGGAGATCTCGACGATTCTTTGAAAGAGCAGAAAGTCGCCCCAGCCACATTCGTTCAAAAAAGGGATTTTCGTCGCCATGATGTCCCTGGTATCCTCGAATCTTGCAGTAGAACTCCCCATCATCGGGTTCCATCTGATACTCGTATTCTTCGACAAAAAGCGTTTTCAGATCATCGCTCAGGTCTGAGTATCGTCAGCTGATTCACTTAAATAATTCACTTGTGGGCGCACCATCTAGATAAAGATCAACTATCCAATGCTTGTTCGTGTCATCGAACACTTCATCGGCTGCCATAATACGATCCGATCCCTGAAGGCATTCTAGCTGTACTCCGGGTGGGAGTTCAAGAGCTGGATAGGGCAAAGCATCGCCTTGGAgcctcgaggcggagattCCTGCGTTCAATAGGGCGGCTTCGAAATCATGTTGACTGATTGTAGCTTTGGCATGATGCCGATTATCTTCTTTTCGGCAGCCATGTTCTTCCCGGTATAACCTCTTGAGTGGTTCAGGAACGGGAGGACGAACGCGGTTTGTTGCCCTCAACGTTGGTTTCAATGACGATATACTGATACTGGCGGTACCGCAGAACTTAGCCCGACGCTCTTCTTCAAGTCGCCGATTGACTTGGGTGAAACTGCTGTCTACCATTGCGGAGGAGTTCGTCTATGGGTTGACTGTGCGGGAAAATAAACGAACACAGCCATGGATAATCCAACGAATAAATAGAGGCGTTTTAAGGTTGCTAATCGATTTCCATTCCGGGCTCCAGTCTTGAAACCCCCGTCAAGAAATTCTTGCAGGAGCCGGAAACGACGCTCCTCAACCACGTTCTTTTTCTACCCCCGTCAAGACATTCTTGCAGGAGCTGGAAACGACGCTCCTCAACCACATTCTTTTTCTTTAGTTTTTCTCTCATTTCTTCTTGCTttcctcctttctctctgtctctcctcctttctctgtctttctcCTCACCATTTTGGTGTTTTTTTTACTCGCGCAGCAATGTCCGATAAAGCAAGCAATTACAAACAGACCAATCTTGTTCATGAGAagcgccctcggcatcatTTTGAGAACCAAATTCATCAAATTGAACCTTTGAGGCTTGTCAAAGCTAAACAAGAGGGGAGCTCTGCGTTGGCCACTACGTTGATCAAGACGGCGTCACCATGGGCCACCTACAAGAAAATCTACAAGCAAATTCTGGGAGACGGTGACCTTGTCCTAGTTGCCGAAAAAAGAGGAATATCTGGCGACGTTGTTGACATTCGCCGCTTTTTGGAGTTGTCTACGGAACAAATCAAGATGCTACAGTCGATTCAACACCCGAACATCGTCACAGTGCATGAAATCTATAGCAACAAGACGAACCACCACATTGTCTACGAGCATATGCCACGATCGCTTCAAGAAGCCGTTGGAAATCCTTATCTCAATCGTCAGCGCCTGGCAGCAATTGTAGGGCAGGTCTGTTTAGTCCTCCCACTGGCAGTGAATTTTGTCTCATAGGTTGGTAGGTGGTTGAGGCGCTGGTTTATCTTGAGAAAATGGGACTGCAGCACGGCCATCTTAGCTGCTCCTGTATTCTGCTCCACCCCAGTGGTAGGATCAAGCTGAGTAATACAGGGTCCCTCACTTACTAGCAAACCTAGCGCTGATCAAGATGTACAGATGGCCAGGAAAATTGTCGCCTGCTGAGCTCCAAAAAAGATGTAGTCGATCTAGGCTATATGATGGTGGAACTAATGCAAGGATATGCGAAGGAGGGTGTCAACCTAAGGCTTGACGATCCAGAGCACTGGGACTCGGATGTCGTAGGCTTTCTTTCAGCGACAACATCTGCATCGTCTGCGAACGAGTTGAGCCAGGTCGGTCTCACTCCATTTTGTTTCGAAGCAGCTGCTAATATGCACACAGCATTCGTTCTTACGTTCTTGGCATAAAGAAAAACTGAAGGGGCTGATCTCTCTGGTTATGACTTGGACTAGGCAGGATTACGAATATCTCGGGTGGCAGGAAAGGAAGTAGTTGTTTTGAAGCCTAGGGCAATAGTTTTGCCTCTTGGCTTCGCTGTGTCTCCATTCTGAACCAAACCCAAAACCCACTTGCTCATAGTCCCATTGATAGGGGAAAAGCAGTGAACGGCACAGGCGGGTTGTTATATATACGTCATCTACATGGAGCTATTGAGGTTGGCTGACGCATGACTTGGCCGTTAAGGAAAAGAGTTGTTACAACAATACTTGTCGGAACAttagctgtccggccgccggccggatgacTCGTGTGCCCGGAAGGCTACATATCGGCCTCTAACGGCCGTGGCAATAACCTCCCTTTGTATTCCACTCACTAAGCAATATCATAAGTAGACCAATATAACGAGTCTTCGTtgcttcacctcgccgtatatacggatacctggtaTAGTTACCAACAATACTCCTAGTTATTAACTCGTCGGTATTCAGAGCGCAAGCAATAATAACCCCCTGGCAAGGAACCGGGATCGCTGTAAGTCACAGCTGGGTTGGAAGTGTGAGTGGGCCTGTGGGTGACAACCAATCGAGAATTAATCCAAAATGACTCAGGATAGGCCACAACTGGCTGTGGTCATGGAGCACCAAAGTGCTGCAAAGTATATGCACAAGCAAGGCTTGATGAACTATGCCAGGAACAGTCGGGAAATGGCTCCTTCTACACAGGACACGGTATTTTCCTGGGCATTTTCGTATCCACTTTCTGATAAGGTACAGAATGACCTATGCACGACGATATCGCTGTGTGTAATCCACAATCAGCTCTTTCCTTGCAACATAGTGCAAAACGCTTATCATGGCTCCCAATGGATGTGTCCTTCTCTCGCTGGAAAGTAATGTGAAGACGTTCGCAGGTACCGTGCTAGCAAGCAGGTCCATAATTGTCTCTTGATTGGAATCACCAGAAGGATAATCCCGCATACCAATTTCGAGTTCAACAAGGCATAAACTCAACACTGTACCTGTGGTCAGCTTCAGTGGCCCTTTCGGCTTTGCCGCCGGGCGTAATAAATtttgtgtgtgcgtgtgtgtgtgcgctGTAGTACGTACAGTCATGAGCATATACAGTATCTCTTCCTCTTGGAAACACATTTTAGTTCTCTTAATTTGCCCTAACTACATTGGCTTAATTAAAAGGGCTTAGCACTGTACACAACTCATCAATGCGTTTCAAAGGAAGGATAGCCCTTATCTATAGCCAAAAATAAATACAATTAAGTACACTCAAGGGGAAAGATGCTACAGTACTTGCACTGTCGTAAGCCACTTTAACTCTACATTCTGTCTGCAAACAGGCAACTACAGCTAATAACAGACGTTTAAAATAGGAGTAACAGTAGGTTCTAGCTCTCCTAAACATTAAAAGCTTATgcaaaagaggaagagattTATGCTCTACACTGTACTTCTTGCGCAGATCTGCTTTAGACTTAAGGCGCCTTGGAAAAGCTGCTCACGCAGATTTCTGCGTACGCAGCTGCTCTTACGCACCCTTCAGCGTACGCTGCTACTCTTACGCAAATTTCAGCGCACGCTGCTGCTCTCACGCACCCTTCAGCGTACGCTGCTACTCTTACGCAAATTTCAGCGCACGCTGCTGCTCTCACGCACCCTTCAGCGTACGCTGCTACTCTTACGCACCCTTCAGCGCACGCAGCTGCTCTTACGCACCCTTCAGCCTACGCTGCTACTCTTACGCACCCTTCAGCGCACGCAGCTGCTCTTACGCACCCTTCAGCCTACGCTGCTGCTCTCACGCACCCTTCAGCGTACGCTGCTGCTCTTACGCACCCTTCTGCGTACGCAGCCCTCTGTGTCGCAGCTATCCTAACAGTTCATCACCCCTGGCTAAACCATAGGACCTCTTGTGTCAAGCTTACTCTTCGTCCAGTTTTACCCTGACCTTAGGTAATCCATACATTGGATTCACTTTCATCTCTCACTCTTGAAAACATTGTTCCTTTTCGACCCATGAGTCCGTTCTCGTACATCCCTACGTGCGAAATTCATCCGCTTAATATAGGGGTCCGCAAAAATGGCTTCATCCCATTTGCAACTTTCTGATGTCTTTCAGCACGGACGTGTGAGCTCAAGCATCGGCATTTTAATAAGTTCGGATAGGCCTAGACAGCGAAGATGACGCATCGTCCGCTAAGCGCGGAACCTAAACTCTGCTCTATTCTAACGCAACGGGCGGTACTTTGTTTGCGTGTGTGTATGCTTTTACATCTCTGGCTGGTAATCTAATTCCGTCATGTCGACTTTGCTTCCCAAATAGCCCTGAACAAGCTTTCGTAAAGCATGCCTCACCTCAACCGATGCCGACACTATGCGAATTAGAACTAGCATGAGTAAGTTGGAGGGCTGACTTGCCCAAGACTAGCATgtcctccctcctcttctctttttcctgGACTCTCCGGATGTACTTGCCTTCAACTTCCGTGCGAAGAATAGCATCGAAATCTGGAGTGCCCTTCACAATCGTAGCCCGAGGACTTATATCATGACTTTGAGATATGTGCTCGATATATATAGATATTTTCAAGATCTGACCTGAGTAAGCCGCCGAATAATGATTTCTGCCACACAACTTACGTATCCGTCATCCAAAGTGTCTTCCATGAGGGCACCATCCAGCAAGTCCTTGACAGCAACCGCCAGTTCTCGATGTGTTAGTCAAGCAAATAATCCGAGCCACTGAGATCTTACCAATAGTGCCCAGTTTCCACACCAGGTGAATGCGGCGAGTACGAGCTTTGCGGCTGTTGAATTCGTAAATCAGCTTCTTCAAGTATGGTAGCTGCGCTGCGATCCCGTAGCCACTAGCAACCATGAGGACAACATCATAGTCGGTGACTGGAATACTTGTGCCATGTGGACCACTAAAGAGGGCAAGGCAAGTCTTCTGAGCCTTCTGCGATTTACTAAACTGGAGAAATTTCTGAGTTAGCCCCAAGCGAGGCTCGACCAACAAATCAAGTGTGTCGAGAGGCGAGTCGGACCACGATACGACTACAAAAGGGTGGGTTTGCCAGAGGGATCGAAGTCTCGCCGATGGAGTAAGTACCCAAAGACTTATTGACTGTCCAGCGTCAATGAGGACTGGACGTGACAGCGACAGTTTAAGGATAATGACGTCGCCGGAGTTGTTGATTGATGTCCGAGGGAAGCCATGACCTAAAAGTCCGTTGCGATGAACGACTAGACATGATAGAAATAGCAGGGATAGAGCGGATGCGCCAATCAATACGTAGAGACACAGGCGCGCCAACGGCGGTTGCAAAGCCAGGTGCTCCCATATCCCGTAGATAGATAATATTGCCAGGCCTTGATGGAGACGCATGAAAACTTCATAGAAGTTATCTTTGAAGGCTGGGATAgaaagaaggacaagaactCCGATAGCTGACGCCGCCTGCCATTTCTGATTAATCGATCACTCAGGGCTTAGGCATTAGACTTTGCACAACTTACCAGAACCGCCCCTCTGTTATCCGATACGTCTAATGGGAACGGCTTGGAAGACATCTGAGCAACTATCGAATGGAATATAAGTAGCAACAAAGTCATGATGCCCACCAAGCCGTGCAAACGACAAATCGAACGCCATCCAAGACCAAGCAAATTAGTCAGTGAGTCAAGGTGCCATGCTACATATTGAAAAACCATGTTGACGAGAGCCAAATCAGCCGCACGTCGTCCAGCGTCGGAGAGTGAAGGACACTGAAACCAGAGACAGAGGATGTTCAACGCCAGGTAAGCTATTGAAGCCAAGACATCCGCCAAACTCCATTGGGCACATAAAGTCGGATAAACGAGATATCTGAGGATAGGAATTCGCACAATGGATCCCAATCGTGACAGCCATGAGCGAAAACGAAGACAGATGAAGAACACAGGTAGGCTGAGAGCAGAAACAGCATAAACAATAATGAGACGATGTTCTGAGTTTTGCATGTTTAGCAGGCAAGTACTACTCGAGGTAAGTTGCAGCGAAGGGCTCAGATTTAAATATGTCGCTAGTGTAAGCCAATACTGTACTACGTCTTAAAGGTTGGCTGTACTGTAGTATGTACAGTACAGCATGATAGTTGTTTCTAGCTCTGGTCATTTCTAGCTCTGGTGTCAAGGGTCGGTCATGTAGTAGCCTGGGGTTCGGTCTTCCGACCGAACATTGTCTTTTGGCCCGCTGGCTCAACGGTGGTAAACCCAATTTTTGCCGTTCCGTCACATCTAGTCATTTCTGGCTTTGGTCATTTCTGGCTGTGGTCATTTCTTGCTCTGTCAGTGACCGCTCCCCGATTGCCTGGTCACTCAGCGAAGCCCATTACAGCTTTTGCTGTAGCTACCGCATTAAACAAAAGAAATTCCTGAAGTAGGTACTGTAAAATTGGGTTCCCAAAAGATATTTAAAGCCGTGGAGGCCCCGTCGCTCAAACTTCTTTCTCACACTCAAATCGTAGCATTTTCATCAATCATGTCTGCAAAGAATCAAGTTACCCCAAAGAACCCCCTCACTCCTTCTGATGCCAAAGGCTCCCTAAAATCTTTTGGTCTGGCGTCACCAGAACCGACCCCGGCGGTCGAAGATGGTAGGATCGAAGCTGATCGGCAGAGGATTGCTGCTGCCGTGCACCAGCTCCTTGAAGCTCCCCCAGCCAGCCCGGGGGAGACGAAGGACAACAAAGTCGGTGGAGCTCCAAGCGACGCCAATGCACACCTCGGAGAAGTAGCCTTGGAGATTGAGCGTATCCTTGGCTGCTCTGATACTTCATATGCCGAAATCTTGGGAGTCAAACCAGACTCCACCGAGAATGAAAAGATAGCCGCCTGGAGACACCTAGGATGCTTGTTGCACGCAAAGTCCACTGACCACAAGGATGCTGCGGTGGCTTTTGAAAGTAAATTGACTTGTCGTACACCACTGATCTTGTGCTAACACAACTCCGTAAGAACTCCGAATTGCGGCAGAAAACCAGAGTGTAAGCCATCTCGATATAGACGAGGTGGTCAGCTGGaacggcgaggagaagctcccGGATCTTGATGAAGACACCCCAATGGCTGAAGATGCCATCCCCGTCCCGCCGGCCTATGTGACAGATATTTACGACAAGGCGACCCCTACACTTTATCGACTGGGGCAAGACCCTACCGATCCGATCGCGCTGAAACTGTTGCAAGAACTGAACGCAAAGATATCGAAGTCAAACGCAGCGGAAAAGGAATCTTTGGGCACTAACGGTGCTGAGGTTTCCCTAGACCGGTGGTGTATTCCTCTGTCGTTTTTCGGCCCTCATTACAACCAGGTCCTGGAAAATTACAACGTCCTTGCAAAGGATAGAACGAACCAACCAGCAAGAAATGCCATtgccaaggaaaagaaacTGATTGACAGCTTGATCGAAAGAAACCACTTTCCGCAAGCATGGACTGTTGAGACGGCAGATGAGTATTTGCAAAACACGGACAAAGCAACTGCGACTGCCGAAGACATAAAACCCGCTGCAGATGAGGCGACCATAACGTATCCGTGGACCACAGCCAAGGCGGCCGATGGCTCCCTCATCATAGGCGTGCGAAAATGGGGTGGATTTGGGACCCAGGTGTGCATTGAGATGCAGGAAAAAGACGGACGGATTATTCGCCGTCTCGAGTCGGCTTCTGAAATTGGGCTCCAAAAGGTGCAAAAGTACTGGGAGACGGATGGCTTCAAGAACCTCGCAGAAGGCCAATCTCAGTGGTCCTACAGAGATCGCAACGACTTCGAAGAGCTGCTTTGGGTCACCAAATCCCAGACGAAGCGTAA contains:
- a CDS encoding Putative FAD-binding 8, ferric reductase, NAD binding domain-containing protein; translated protein: MQNSEHRLIIVYAVSALSLPVFFICLRFRSWLSRLGSIVRIPILRYLVYPTLCAQWSLADVLASIAYLALNILCLWFQCPSLSDAGRRAADLALVNMVFQYVAWHLDSLTNLLGLGWRSICRLHGLVGIMTLLLLIFHSIVAQMSSKPFPLDVSDNRGAVLAASAIGVLVLLSIPAFKDNFYEVFMRLHQGLAILSIYGIWEHLALQPPLARLCLYVLIGASALSLLFLSCLVVHRNGLLGHGFPRTSINNSGDVIILKLSLSRPVLIDAGQSISLWVLTPSARLRSLWQTHPFVVVSWSDSPLDTLDLLVEPRLGLTQKFLQFSKSQKAQKTCLALFSGPHGTSIPVTDYDVVLMVASGYGIAAQLPYLKKLIYEFNSRKARTRRIHLVWKLGTIELAVAVKDLLDGALMEDTLDDGYILKISIYIEHISQSHDISPRATIVKGTPDFDAILRTEVEGKYIRRVQEKEKRREDMLVLGKSALQLTHASSNSHSVGIG
- a CDS encoding Putative protein kinase, translating into MSDKASNYKQTNLVHEKRPRHHFENQIHQIEPLRLVKAKQEGSSALATTLIKTASPWATYKKIYKQILGDGDLVLVAEKRGISGDVVDIRRFLELSTEQIKMLQSIQHPNIVTVHEIYSNKTNHHIVYEHMPRSLQEAVGNPYLNRQRLAAIVGQVVEALVYLEKMGLQHGHLSCSCILLHPSGYAKEGVNLRLDDPEHWDSDVVGFLSATTSASSANELSQVGLTPFCFEAAANMHTAFVLTFLA